A part of Bombina bombina isolate aBomBom1 unplaced genomic scaffold, aBomBom1.pri scaffold_1101, whole genome shotgun sequence genomic DNA contains:
- the LOC128644334 gene encoding epidermal differentiation-specific protein-like, translating to MNKIIVFQKPYFQGIYKEFTSTQKDLKQWNFHRCIQSVKVIGQPWLLYNVPNCNGDNCVYEEGDHPKIKWARIIQSLELITDDLTEPKLTLHFRDHSKDFIGETNLKYGYNNNQAIGCQVQRGAWVLYDTPILEKSGYYVVLPAYKKIDLVTEQFANMVSYVRPLKPGKAKVTTKVLWDELQKGDEVVKAIKSLTGENHSTEETDFLVISGKSVKATMSYNFKFSNSTSVEVGLSGKIPLIGEVSASVSTNFTFDTGRSESSKVTTNIDVEVPATIPPKSRLIVNVMRKKYTARVPVEVTVQRNNIKSIIMGELVCDSGRTIYAEYDTEDL from the coding sequence ATGAACAAGATCATAGTATTCCAAAAGCCTTACTTCCAAGGCATCTACAAGGAGTTCACCTCCACTCAGAAGGACCTGAAACAGTGGAACTTTCATAGGTGTATCCAATCTGTAAAAGTTATTGGTCAGCCATGGCTGCTATATAATGTACCCAACTGTAATGGGGACAACTGTGTCTATGAGGAGGGGGACCACCCTAAGATTAAATGGGCCAGGATAATCCAAAGTCTGGAGCTTATAACCGATGACCTCACTGAGCCCAAGCTCACTCTGCACTTTAGGGATCATTCCAAAGATTTCATTGGGGAGACAAATTTAAAATATGGTTATAATAATAACCAAGCAATTGGTTGCCAGGTACAAAGAGGAGCATGGGTCCTGTATGACACACCAATCCTGGAAAAGTCAGGCTACTACGTGGTCCTTCCTGCATATAAGAAGATAGATCTGGTTACAGAACAATTTGCTAATATGGTGTCCTATGTGAGACCTCTAAAACCAGGAAAAGCAAAGGTCACCACTAAGGTTCTATGGGATGAGTTACAAAAAGGGGATGAGGTGGTAAAAGCAATCAAATCCCTAACTGGGGAGAACCACTCGACAGAGGAGACAGATTTTTTGGTCATCAGTGGGAAATCAGTTAAAGCAACTATGTCATACAACTTTAAATTTTCCAACAGTACCTCAGTGGAAGTTGGACTATCAGGAAAAATCCCACTGATTGGCGAGGTCAGCGCCAGTGTCTCAACAAACTTCACATTCGATACAGGGAGGTCCGAATCTAGTAAAGTAACCACAAACATTGATGTTGAGGTGCCAGCTACCATACCCCCAAAGAGCCGGCTCATTGTCAATGTCATGAGAAAGAAGTATACAGCACGAGTTCCTGTAGAAGTGACGGTGCAAAGAAACAATATCAAGAGCATCATCATGGGGGAGCTGGTTTGTGATTCAGGCCGCACAATCTATGCAGAGTATGACACAGAGGACCTATAG